The DNA region ACAGAGAGGTGTGATTTGGCTCTGCATTTGTAATCAAAATGGGTTACACCAAAGGCCTGTGGCTTAGTTAATTGAAATTTGTAAAATGTTTTGAGTTTCTTGAGAGTTACATGAGAAATACTGAAGGAAAGTAGATTAGTGATAGTTGTAATAGCAAATGTGGTTTTTGGCAGAGTAATAAGCTGTATTAGAAAATATCTAAAACAGAGCGAAAATAAGTAGAGAATATTCCAACCTTCAGCAACTTTTACCCTTCTGGCACAGAACTcaaataacacacacacaaaaaaaattccaattgAATATTTGCATAGCAGTCAGGTAAAAAATATATACTGTCTTCCTAAGAATGGGTACACTCATTTTTGAAGCAGAGACCCTCCTTTAAGGGTTTGCCCcaactacaatttttttttttttcctgtgagtccCAGAATAGTTTTTTAAAACTGACTCTATATGCACACTTGAGTTCAGGACACAGCTATTTGTTTAGTATACATGTGTGTATTTGAATGCAAAAGTTTGGaaattcttttagaaaaaaatttctaTTCAAGAATACTCTCACACAGCAATTTAAAAGTAAAGGCTAGGATTTatccacaaaatattttttctttatggaattttcaaatgtaaatctACACTCTTAAAAATAATAAGTCATGGTTTGGAGACAgatttataacaaaaaaaaaaaaaaaagaatccaacaAACAGACACTACTCTGATATTCATGTCCAGGGTGTAACTTTAACCATTTTttgacaaatctttttttttttaacctcagcttACTAAAACCATTTGCAAGGGGAACACTGTTATGATTATTtacattcaaatatattttcaaaccATGGAAAGAGCCTACCTTTTATTCAAGGAAAATTCTTGCTAATGTCAGAGGGAATTTTGTTTAGATAGGATTTGACTATAATATCTCAATTCATATATTTTAAGCACATTTAGTTATTTGTGAAACCTTCCAGACATTGTTTAAGTTTCCcttattcagcaaagcacttaggcTAAAGTTTGACTTTTAAACAGATGCTCAAGGCCTACTGATTTTAATAGCATTAATGAGAAATGAATTTGGcctgccatatatatatatatatatatatatatatatatatttgacatTATAATGTCAAATTGTGATAGTCTGTCCTCCGGTGGAACACAGACGTTAGAGTCAAAATGCTGTGGAGTAACTTGAAAGGGGTGGGCTGCAGGCCTCCTGGAGTCAGCTGAGCACTCTCTGAGGGTTTCGCTTGCTTAACTGATAGAGCTATCTCTAGTAACAGCCAGAAGCCAGACATAATTTTCAAGACTTAATGTGTTTTTGTCTTATCATGATAATCAGTAGCTGGCTACAGGCCACAGACAAAGAAAGTATTGGGAATAGACAAGATGACCCTGTTTATTTTCTCAATGGACTACAAATAGTTGGCATGTACTTGCTGTTTGCTTGTAGTCAAAATAGTCGTTTCCTTATGTTCTTATGAAGCACTCTCAAAACTACATTTACTAATTTTTTTCATGGAAGTTTGGAAATCATTCAACACATTCTCCTTTTAAcctagctttttattttatttgtagttGCTTACTAAAAACTACACATGGGAGGGGACTCAACTATGAAATAAATTTCTGTgataaacaaggaaaaaacagaatcaacCCTAGAAGACTACAAAAATTGTTTctcaagtttaaaaaacaaacgaGCTTTTCTGCATAGCAGGATTACATCCAAAATATGTAAAACTCCATCTGCCAAATGGCCCTTCATCCACAAAGAGAAATTAAGCAAAACTAGATTGAAACCCagtaaaactaattaaaaattaaaaggaaacagaGGCAAAATTAGCCAAAGCAGCAAACcaataacaaaaaaagagaggTTTAATTTTTTTACCTCAGGGAAAACAAAGAGTGACTATTACTGCTGACTTCATGTAAAGGTGTTTATGTAGTACATGATCGATAGTGTAAAAAACTAAATTCAGACAGACTATTTTGCTCCTACCTGAAAGCCATAATCTTGAATTTGCTTCCAAGACCTTAAAACTGtagcaaaaataacaaaaatgctgAGTCTGCCACACTGCTTATGATTGAATATCAAAAATTCCACTTTCTTGATGATAATCTTCCCAgtgtttccttctccttcctgttATCTTGAAAGTAAACGGCATTGAAAGCAAATACAGCATTTGACCAATACTGTCTTTATCATAAGATCTTGTGTTGCAGCGCAATGGATATTGCCTGAGTATAGTTTTGAGAAGTGCTGCTAGTCTGTAGGTCAGCACAGCATCTGAGTTCTTATGCTAAAATCTCTTTACATGACTTGTCCCACTAAGCTGTGAGCAAAATATTGCTGGAGCGGAGACCTGAGAGCTGAATGGGTCAATGAATATCGCACTGCATTCGAATAACAAAGCTTTGAGTTGTGTGCCTGCTTTTGCTGCAGCTGATTAACCAGTCATCTAATCTTTCCATCACTGATTTACCTGGTCTACTTAGGAAATGCACTTACCCAGGTTTTGTGTAGTATTCAGCACACTTGTGCCTCTAAGGAATATTGTTGGAATATGTGGAGGTATTTATATGCCTCCTCCCCACTTTTGTAGTATCTGAACACTTCATATTCTAATACACTTAACTTCCTACATCCCCTCAAATAAGGAAGTACTATTATCCTAATTCTGTATGTGGAGGAGTAAATACAGTGGGGTTAAAGGTTATACAGGAAGCCTGTGGCAGAGTAAGAAACTAAATTTGGGTCACCCAAAGCCTAAACTTTCTCTTTCACTATTAAACAAAATTTCCTCTCAATTAATCAATTAACAGTAGTAAGGATAAAACTTAGCatgccagggcagtgagcccttaaCTATTTGCATTAAAGATTTACAaggatttttaagaaaaaattgtacttctgtttttttaaaaattgaagcaATGCAAAAGCCATTGTGATGAGTAAATTAAAGAGGCGTTTTCAAAACTATCCACAACTTTTCCTTTGTTGTTTTGCAGAGACCATACATGGCctaattgttttttaataaaataaaaaattataaatGACACCCCACAGAGTAAGCATGTTGATGCAGCAAAGCTGTCATCTCAGTGACAACTGCCTGTCTGAAGCCCCCTTTTAGGACTCTGAATGTATGGTTACAAGCTTTGATCCTTGTCTAAGAGTCTTGCATTTCTGCAATTACACTTGAGATAAAAATGACTGCAGCTGAATATTGCAACAAATgtttagattaaaaacaaaaagccctagGTCTGCTAGCTTGCTCTCAAACTCCTAGTTTCTTTGAAGAAAATTTCGGTCCCATTTCTTATAGGGTCTGATGAGCGGCTCCTGGTTAATCTCTGTCTGTCTCCCTGGTAACAGTCAAAGGAAGCGAAAcagaggtgggcagggaggtAGTCTCCAACAACTATTCATGTTATCAGGGTCCATCAGCAGGTGACCGTTTCTCATATCCAGGAACAATAAATACAGCCTGTGGCTAATGGAACAACCACACAGCTTTCTTCAAAAGTTTCAAAGAGAATTAGCTGGAATCCAGACTTTGAAACAAAAGTTTCTCTGAACTTCAAGTCTTACATTTTGACTGGGCATCTGCAATTCTTTTGATAGTTTGCTcaacaatattttttttatgttataCAATCTTTATTCAGGCAACCTGTGCATAGAAGTCACTACTATTAGAAATACTGCAGCCCTTTCAGCTATTACATAATTTGCATTAAAATGTTTAGTTGGTGTGATAACAGTAAATAACAGATTACTGTGTTCCTAAAAGCAAGCTGCGTGTATAACTGCATGATAGTTTTTTCAACACTAAGTCAATGAGCAGCTAAGTGtttgcaaaaaaagagaaaccatGGTATAGCAACACTGGGTGCTGTAGCTCACACTTTTGCCAAGGAGTCAACATAGGACTGACCTGAAGCACTTTCCAAGCAACAGTGATTTGCATGTGCCTTTTTAATAACAGCTCTACAAGACTCTTGCTAAAAATGATAAATGATAATGGCTTGCTGTCAAACTGAGTTTCAAGGTGGCATCCTCTCGTGAAGAATATCAAAATAATTAAGTCAGCGCAGAAACATAGCCAAAATCTTGCGCATGCTTAAAAGTGACTTGTGAATGTAGGGAAAAGAAGTGTCAAACTGATAAATTCCTTAGTAAATGATGATGCTGAAACTAGTACAGGCTAAGCAATTTGACTCAGCTAACCTCTTGAATCCAGTGACTGTCAGAGACCAGAACCAGAAGTTCCCCCAAATGATCCTCTTTTCTGACAGAAGATGGCTAACAAAAATGACTGACTGGAGTTATGGATAATGCTACAGCTTCAGCTCCAGCCTTAACCTATGACAGATAGCAAACAAAGacatttgtgtgggtttttttgttctcagAGCCAGCAATAATTCTTCAGCTGTGTCAAGGGCCTTTAGAATCATCATGCTTCATAATTTATGACAAATACATAAAGTCTTGTCATTTCCCTGGGAGTACTTTAGTCAAAACAATAAGgaaacagtaaaacaagaagaaacagaagcaatGTAGAAGGGTAGCCACTGTGTGATTCTTGTGACAGTCTGCACCAGTCTATAAAATCAGGGAGTTTCTTCCCCTTCTGCCCATGAATCCTGCAGGTTCACAGCTGAAGCACTTTGCCAGACAGCGTGGAGCAGTAACTTGTGCTGCTCCTTTCCCATGTACTGAGGCCTTAAGTCTCCAGAGTGGTCAAGCCATCAGCCTCCAAATATACCAGTGCACTCAcgcaaagaaaaattattttctttagaatTATAAAATTATGACCCACTGAAAGTCAGCTCACCAAAAGCAAGAAATCCAAAGACAGTTAACTTCCCTTGAGACATAGCCGAGGCTAAAAGAAACTGTAAGGTACAGCTCTCTGTATGGTGGTTCATAAATGATTTACCCCTTGAGAAACCCCAGTAAGAAACCGTGACTCAGAGATGCACAATTATTTATTTCTAAGAAAGTTCCTGTGGAGACAAGGTTTGTTAGGGGAGGTATTAGCTCTTATGAGATCACCCCTCATTATGTCTATTCTGTCTATTAATGGCTCCAGGGGAGCTCTCAAAAGCAGATCTCTCCTTCTGTAAGTCTGCAAGCCTGATTTCAGGTGCGACtggagcccggcggcggccgagAGCTGGTGCGAGGGCCATCGCCAGACTGGGGACAGGACTGGGACgcaggcagccagggcagcagcagcccctctgCGGGCACCGCCGAGGCCTCTCTTGTGGGAACAGCTAGTGCCTGCCAGATTACTGCTGCTGGATATAAATGTGCTCTTTAGCTTGCGTGCAGGGCTGTAAGCATGCAGCTGTGCTCCCTCCAAAGCATGTCGGGTTGAGAAATTCCCTTTCAGGTACCTAGGCCTAtgaagtccaagctgcctccatcCAGAGCCTGGCAAGCAATTCTGCAAGGTGACCCGAAAACATATTAgcagttgctttctttttttttcttttgctttttttctccatcaGATGAGATTTTCCAACCCCTCATTATTTGGAATAACAGAGCTGATTCTATTTTGTGGATCAGTCAAGTTTTTCTGTTAGCTGTGAGACAGTCACAGAGAGAAACATCTAAATTATTAAGAGACCAAATACCTTTTCTTAATATATATCTTACGTCACTCAGAAATGTGTGTATAATGCCAGGCCACACATGCAATGGAAAGGGTTCCTTCCCCAGAAATCTTGCCACCTAATTTCAGGTAACAACCAAATGAGAAAAGCACTGCAAAATAATGCTATTATGGACAGAGAGGGATTTGATTAATTTCATAAAATTAAGGGTTGACTTTGTAAAGACATCTACAACATGGATGGATGCAGAAGTCTGCTGCATAAGGGAGGACATTTGTATGTACATTTAAGTTCAGTTTCACTCCTGTTGCTGAATGCCACGGTCACTCTCAGGGTCAGGGATGTCAAGGTGTCTGTAAGATCTCTTGAACCTGTGTGAGCTGTGCACAAGGTGAGTCTCTCTCCAGTTACACCACCTGCCAATAGCCCCAAGCTGTTTttacagctgggggggggggatggccaAGGCACAAAATATCCCTAGGCTACTGTGCTGGGTGAATTCCTGCTTCCCTTGCCAATTAAAGGTAATAGTAAAATTCCTATTGACTTCAATGGTAGTTATGCGCATGCATAGAAGTTGGGCTTCCAGCTTAGCTTGGCATATGCTTGAGAGCCAGATCATATGAAAGACCAGTTCAAAGCAGCTTTGCAGTTGGTTTGGAGCATAAGCCTGGCTTCTTCCCTCTGTTTGAGACAGCTTTCTGCCATATTTTTTGTTGCAAAATGATACTAGGAACAGCCATGTGAAATTGTGGCTCCCGGTGATACCCATATAGATATAGCAAGAACAGGACTTTCACTGAGTTTTAAACAAGGCTCTTTAACTTCTTATGGAATGCATGAAGCACCTGACAAAAGGATACTACCGTGAGGTGTTTTATCGGGCCAAATCAGCCTGGTTAGGTATTAGGTTCCTCTGCTTTGAAGTGAGATAAGAGATACCAAGAAACCACATTAATTGGAAGAAACTCAGAGCcagaaacaaaacatgaaaagaaaaacggagcatttctctttttaaatatgtatttagatCCTAGAACCTTGCGTGctgtcatttttttcagcatattTAAACAGAAACTGTAATTTTTCCAGTAGCTTAGAATAAAGAAAACAGGTAAGGAGAAATCAGTGGGGGGTTTTCATTGATTTAAGTGATTTCATTGATGCTAGGATTAAGAATCTAACATTTAGGTATAATCACATAGATGACATGCACCACATTGTCTAAGTGTACTACATCTATCTATAAGCGTAAAAATCTGCTGTTTCTGAACaatgtattttaatgaaacaTCAGTAATTACTAGCTGCTGTGCTGTTATGAACATTCTTATTTTAATCTATTAATCAAGCCATACATTTTACAATAGATTTAATATTAGTAAATCCACCAGCATGTTATTGATATCTAAAAATGTATTCTAATAAATCATATaataagaaatggaaataaaaaggacCACTCATATCTAATTGGAAAAAATGCTTTCatcaaatctgtttttaaaatcttctaCTCCTTTATCTGTTTCATGATGAAACTTTTCTATTCATAAGAGGTAAGCTACATATTGATCAGATTCTCTGTCACTCCTCAACCTCACCTCTACAGCTAACAAGCTGTTCTTCAGTGCTACACGAAGAATAATAATGATGTACTGTGTcagtaattctgtttttttttttaatttattatttaagaaaCTAATACTGGCTTTTATGCTACAAATGGAAAAAGTACACACCTGGTATTTGCTTTCACATATCTTCATATAATTATAATTACTTAATAAAATATGTGAAATACTGAATTATTTGAGCATTTGTAAGGGGAGCTATGTTCATCTGAAATAATAACAAAACTTCATATGCTTAACcatcttttcatttcaaataaatatCAATAGTCACAGTAGTCCTACAATATTTTTCTGTCAGAAGAGATTTGATCCACCACTGAACTTGAATACATGAAAGGTTCAAGTTCTGTAGCCAGCTGATAGTCAGATACCCTAATCAGTAAAACAATTCTTTACTTTAGGGTGCCTATTGAAATTAATAGAAGCTAAAACTTTTACCATGTCATGGTATAGGGATCTAAATTTCCAGACAAAATGCTATCTTAATATCGTAAGGCTGTTTTTTTGTAGTACTAGATGAAATAAAGAAAGTATCTCTCCTACATTGTGAAACAGTGCAAGAGACACGAGCAATTAGCACAAGCAAAACATTTCCACGTGATAAGTCAATCTGGGCTGTTTTTTCTGCCCAGTCAGCAGTGTCTGAAACCAAAGGAGACGCAGCAGCCCTAGGAGACAGCTTGTCTGCCCAACCATCTTTCCAGGGGATCTCTTCATTTGATTTAGAAAGCACACAGCAAGGTTTCTAAGTGTCAAAATTTAATATGCCACATAGCACGCTGCAGCAACCAACGCTGTCAGGCATGTGAAATCCTCTATCAAATCTGTGTCTTTAAGGAACATACTTGTATGCTTTTGTCTCCACCTCCCTGGTTATCACAACAATCGCTTGAGCAGGCAATAAGACCAGGTCTTGTCTCAAGTGATTTGGTAAGCAGTTGATAACCAATGCTTCATTCAGCTCTTGGGGTATATAAGCCACAAGGCTTTCAGTGTGCCCCTATGCTTTGGGGGTTTTGACAACTCCTATCTAGCAGCCCAGGAGTCACTGGAAGATGTTCTGGACAGCAAAGATGCTTGCTTTCGCTCTGAGCAGTTTCCTAAGAATGGCCACAGGCTTTGACATTGGATTATCCACCAAATGTGTAGTGATACCTAAGGAGATGGATATGTGCCACAAGATCGGGTACTCTGAAATGAGGCTTCCCAACCTGATGGGACACACGAGCATGGCAGAGGTTATTCTGAAGTCCACCACCTGGCAGCACCTGGTGCACACTGACTGTCACCCTCACGTGAGGACCTTCCTGTGCTCTCTCTTTGCACCCATCTGTTTAGATACGTAAGTACCACATCACAGTACAAAAATCCAACCTCTTTGCCAGAACAGGGATCAAATCAAATGCGTGTTTATCTTAATCTAAAGGTGACCTCCAGTCCAATTATTTATCTGAAATAATTTTGTTAACTTTTTTCCTGCTCATTGGAGAAAAATGTACCGCAAACATGTTCCACTTAAACTTTAGTTTGCTTAGGGAGAAAGAATGCTGTTGCCAAATAAtgtcatgttttattttgttacagTCAGAATGTTACTCTTGTTTTTAATCTGGGGTTGAACCTAGGTGCCTCTGAAATGAAACACCTATTGTGAATAAAGTTATGCTTTTACCGAATCTTTTCTGAGATAGtaataaaaaatttttaaaaacttatGACTTAATTCTATAAGCATAGTCCAGTCCATATACAGACCACTTGCATAAAATATGCACAGCTACCCCTTCTAGAACTGTATTATTATTGGAGAATGTTAAATATCAATGAAGATGATGTACTTTGCACAGAAATTACTGTTGAAATAGTTTCATAGTTTCTGTTATCTCTGAGTGAGTTTAACTGATTCAGCCTGATATTTCCTTTGGCGCAGGTTTATCCATCCTTGCAGGAGTATGTGCATTGCTGTTCATGACAGCTGTGCACCTGTGCTGGCCTGCCACGGGCACTCTTGGCCTGACAGTCTGGACTGTGATCGATTCCCTGCAGACGAGGACATGTGTCTGGCATCTCTTGCAAAAGAACATAAATACCTGCACAAAGGTAGATGGAAGAtgggagaggggaaaggggaaggTGGCCATACAGTGTATTCCACAGAATCAAGAAGAGACAATGGTATCTGGTTCCCAGACGGTGTAATTTTGTAGATGGGGTCATGTCGATGCATACTTGTGTATCCTGTTTGTGCATATAGCAGGGGAAAGGGCTAATATTGCAGTGTAATCTAGATCAGATTTCAGCTGGTATTAATCAGCATAGTCTCAATAAAATAACATGTAGATAGTCtagtaaatggaggaaggtgattATCATCCTGCACAGATACAGTCTGTATCATATCCACTACAGCATACTTGATTTATTTTGCAGTCTATTTATAAATTTTTCAATGGCCCTTATCACTGTGGGGTCTGATAAACTCATATACACAATGAATTGGTCTTAGATCAGCTCAGAAAAGTTGGGAGGAATTATTATATGATTTTCCTTAGGGAAACCTGAGACACTGTGAGATTGATGTTCAAATCCTCAAATGTGCTCAGGCTTATTAACTTCTGTAGAAAAGAGTAGAAACTGGTTGATATTGGCACATCCAAATTCATATATTCACAGCCCTAGTCCAGCTGAACCCAGGATCACTAACAGAATTGTTCACCTAACCTGTTCCCTACCCACCATAGCTGTCTAAAAAATAATACAGCATTTGATGCTGATGACTGACTTTGTCAGTCTGAACAAGGACTGAACAGGCATGGAAAACTAAATTCCTTTTCATCATTAGCCATGTTTTCAGGGTAGCATGCAGACATTTACATTATCACTGTCCATTTGCATATTTTCTTTGTCATACCTATGGCTAAAAAGTGGGCTCCCAGCTTTCCCAGCCGCAAAGTAACACAAAAGATTCTAACAGGTAATAATGCGACTTCAATATTTCTTACCAGTGCTGCCAAGGCCTGCGTGCCAGACCTGCCCAGCAGTGGAAGAATTCTTTACACACAAAAGAGTACTTGAAGTTTTCTGTGACAATAACTTTGGTAAGTTCTTGCTAATATGACTGCTATTAAAGAAACTAATAGCTCttctaaaatgctttaaaattaggATTAAAATAACTGGCAGTTTCTGCTGGGATTTCAAAGTCTAAATCCTGAGAGTTTGGTTGCTGACTTAACCAACCCTAGGTTATTTTTTAGACTATGTTCTTTCTAAACAAAATATAAGGAGGATTTATTTTGCATGAAAGGTTTTTTTATGATCTATTTTACAACCAAGTAGCTTTTCTATTCTTGTCTGGTTGGATACATTGTAAAATGGAAAATATGTGTGGCAAAAGCAGCCAAATAAGAAGATCTGTCTTATTAGTGGTTAAACGCAAAGTAAGAGTCCTTGTTACTTGTATGCATGAGTTGTATTAATGTCACACAGCTTAATCAAAAGAAGACTCAGAGAATTATAACagtaaaagaaatttcttttataACAGTAAAAGAAATTCTTGCCTCATGTTGTCATATTGGAGTGACAGGCAATACTTTTGAGTTTGCCCTAGAAACTTCCTGCAAAGCCCTTTGAAGTCAATGCAGACACTCCTAGTGATAGATCAAGTGTTGGTAGAGTTAAGTGGGAGAGGTAGATGCCTGTAATGAAAAGGGAATAGCTAAAAAGGATGTTATCAGCAGAATTACCAGCTATTTTTGCTGAATGGTTCATAACATCAAAAAAGTGAGTTTCAGTAGAATTGCATGGGTGACTTGGGCTGCCTTCTGATGTTAGAATAACACTTAGAATATCTAATTAATAAGCTTAGAATATCTAATTATCCACAAAGTCTAACATACGCCGtgacaataaaaatatattagtcATCTTCAGGAAAATATTATGTTTTCTTAGTTGCATGATTCAGTGAAAAAATTCTCAACAACAtagcctttatttaaaaaatgttttaaagtgtaTATTGCTGCTGGAGAACACATCACCATACTCTATCATCATAAATTACAATAGTATTTTTAAGGAATTTTCCCACTTTAACTGGTAGTGTTTCTTATTACATTTGAGTAAATGGagtgatttacatgttttcttttttttccttagcagtgAAAGTAAGGCTGTCCAAAAAGAGAACAGTACTCAGTAACCAAGAGTATAACATTGAATGTCGAGTGGAATTCATTatccaggggtcacttctgccttATGAAACGCAGAATATGATACAACAGTGGCTGCTTATCAATGAAAACTGCACAGAAAGGATGACTCAGACCCATCGTCCTATGGTGTATCTCCTTGTGGGGAATATTGAAGAGGGTGTCATTTTAGTAAATCAAGTTTATCGCTGGCAGAGGAGGGACTCCCAGCTGACTTTGGCCACTCAGAAGTGGAGATACCATAAATGCTTGTAAATATTTATCTTATTATCTGTAAAAAAGATTATTACACTTCTCATGCCAAACCTATCTTGTAAATAGAAATGTACTATAAGCGGAATGTAAagtcttcttttccttttaaaatgtattataagTTGAACTCAAACTCCATGTAAGCAGGTCTATTTTCTCAGGTGTTCCAGCTGTTCACATCAAGTTTGAACTTGG from Apteryx mantelli isolate bAptMan1 chromosome 1, bAptMan1.hap1, whole genome shotgun sequence includes:
- the LOC106495914 gene encoding secreted frizzled-related protein 2-like: MFWTAKMLAFALSSFLRMATGFDIGLSTKCVVIPKEMDMCHKIGYSEMRLPNLMGHTSMAEVILKSTTWQHLVHTDCHPHVRTFLCSLFAPICLDTFIHPCRSMCIAVHDSCAPVLACHGHSWPDSLDCDRFPADEDMCLASLAKEHKYLHKVLPRPACQTCPAVEEFFTHKRVLEVFCDNNFAVKVRLSKKRTVLSNQEYNIECRVEFIIQGSLLPYETQNMIQQWLLINENCTERMTQTHRPMVYLLVGNIEEGVILVNQVYRWQRRDSQLTLATQKWRYHKCL